One segment of Microbacterium arborescens DNA contains the following:
- a CDS encoding DUF4190 domain-containing protein, which produces MTDPNNPSAPQPPAYQPPAYPTSFADASYQNPNAPVPGKTLGIVAFVLALVPVGLQLVGLILGIVALVQSKKAGRKNGLALAAIIISAVLMVIGVVVAIVLFTIFGNVANEIYQTCVVEGADTVTVWGQTQSCSSTRY; this is translated from the coding sequence ATGACCGATCCGAACAACCCGTCCGCACCGCAGCCTCCGGCCTATCAGCCGCCGGCATATCCGACGTCGTTCGCCGACGCTTCGTACCAGAATCCGAACGCGCCGGTGCCGGGCAAGACGCTCGGGATCGTCGCCTTCGTCCTCGCCCTGGTGCCTGTGGGGTTGCAGCTCGTCGGCCTCATCCTCGGCATCGTGGCCCTCGTCCAGAGCAAGAAGGCCGGCCGTAAGAACGGGCTCGCTCTGGCCGCGATCATCATCAGCGCTGTGCTCATGGTGATCGGCGTCGTCGTGGCGATCGTCCTGTTCACGATCTTCGGCAACGTGGCGAACGAGATCTACCAGACGTGCGTCGTCGAGGGCGCCGACACCGTGACGGTCTGGGGCCAGACCCAGTCCTGCTCTTCCACGCGGTACTGA
- a CDS encoding phosphodiesterase, producing MSSATPSDGPVRARDRAASVRFGQHEPAHHVLVHLSDTHLLAGGAALAGRYDVEANLDATLAAVERTGVRADALVFTGDLTDLGEPDAYRRLRDAVEPVAERLDAPIVWVAGNHDEREAMRVGLFGGAPTREPLTGVWDLAGLRLIALDSTVPGWHHGDIDADQRDWLSETLAEPAPHGTILAMHHPPLPSHVPFFDILELRDQDALAQAIAGTDVRGILAGHLHYSTSGTFAGVPVSVASATCYTMNLQRPPQAVNGMDAGQAFQLVHVYDDVITHTVVPVVEAPTGDYFSAEWIAEMARLSPQERLEAFSRKR from the coding sequence ATGAGCTCAGCAACGCCGTCGGACGGCCCGGTGCGGGCCCGCGACCGAGCGGCATCCGTGCGGTTCGGTCAGCACGAGCCCGCCCATCATGTCCTGGTCCATCTGAGCGACACGCATCTTCTTGCGGGCGGCGCGGCTCTCGCCGGACGCTACGACGTCGAGGCGAACCTCGATGCCACGCTCGCGGCCGTCGAGCGCACCGGCGTCCGTGCCGACGCGTTGGTGTTCACGGGCGATCTCACCGATCTCGGTGAGCCGGACGCCTATCGCCGCCTCCGCGACGCGGTCGAGCCGGTGGCCGAGCGGCTGGATGCGCCCATCGTCTGGGTGGCAGGCAACCACGACGAGCGCGAGGCGATGCGGGTGGGACTGTTCGGCGGCGCGCCGACACGGGAACCGCTGACCGGGGTCTGGGATCTTGCGGGGCTGCGCCTGATCGCCCTCGACTCCACGGTGCCGGGCTGGCACCACGGCGACATCGACGCCGATCAGCGCGACTGGCTGAGCGAGACGCTCGCCGAGCCTGCGCCGCACGGGACGATCCTCGCGATGCATCATCCGCCGCTTCCGAGTCATGTGCCCTTCTTCGACATCCTCGAGCTGCGCGACCAGGACGCCCTGGCTCAGGCGATCGCGGGCACCGACGTGCGCGGTATCCTCGCCGGCCACCTGCACTACTCGACCTCGGGGACGTTCGCCGGCGTCCCCGTCTCCGTCGCGTCGGCGACCTGCTACACGATGAACCTCCAGCGCCCGCCGCAGGCGGTGAACGGAATGGACGCCGGCCAGGCGTTCCAGCTCGTGCACGTCTACGACGATGTCATCACCCACACCGTCGTGCCCGTCGTCGAGGCGCCGACGGGCGACTACTTCTCCGCCGAGTGGATTGCCGAGATGGCGCGATTGTCGCCGCAGGAGCGTCTCGAGGCGTTTTCGCGCAAGCGCTGA
- a CDS encoding inorganic phosphate transporter, translating to METAVLILLLVIGLALFFDFTNGFHDTANAMATPIATGALKPKVAVLLAAGLNLVGAFLSTEVAKTVSHGIIHEEQLAATALLPLIFAGLIGAITWNMLTWLLGLPSSSSHALFGGLIGATLVGVGAMAIDFGVVLSKIILPALIAPVTAGLIAFTVTKVAYAMTRRHDGKPDGRDGFRWGQIFTSSLVALAHGTNDAQKTMGVITLALIAAGWQSAEHAEPQLWVIVACAVTIALGTYMGGWRIIRTLGKGLTDVKPAQGFSAEASTASTILASSALGFALSTTQVASGSVIGSGLGRRGSTVRWRTVGRIAIGWLLTLPASGAVGALAALLVVWLGPTGIVIDAIAAVAIVLALFLRSRRNEVHAGNAMSEVADSGHAVDVPADPPPTRRQRRARAAAAAASPAPEQTEGER from the coding sequence GTGGAGACCGCTGTACTCATTCTTCTGCTGGTCATCGGACTGGCACTCTTCTTCGACTTCACCAACGGCTTCCACGACACCGCGAACGCGATGGCGACGCCGATCGCGACGGGGGCTCTCAAACCCAAAGTCGCCGTCCTGTTGGCCGCGGGCCTGAACCTCGTCGGCGCCTTCCTGTCCACCGAGGTCGCCAAGACGGTCTCGCACGGCATCATCCACGAGGAACAGCTCGCAGCGACCGCGCTGCTGCCGTTGATCTTCGCGGGGTTGATCGGCGCCATCACGTGGAACATGCTGACGTGGCTGCTCGGCCTCCCGTCGAGCTCGTCGCACGCGCTGTTCGGCGGCCTCATCGGTGCGACACTCGTGGGAGTCGGCGCCATGGCGATCGACTTCGGCGTCGTGCTGAGCAAGATCATCCTCCCGGCGCTGATCGCGCCCGTGACGGCCGGCCTCATCGCCTTCACCGTCACGAAGGTCGCCTACGCCATGACCCGTCGTCACGATGGCAAGCCCGACGGCCGTGACGGCTTCCGCTGGGGTCAGATCTTCACCTCGTCGCTCGTCGCGCTCGCGCACGGCACCAACGACGCACAGAAGACGATGGGCGTCATCACGCTCGCGTTGATCGCCGCCGGCTGGCAGAGCGCCGAGCACGCCGAGCCCCAGCTGTGGGTGATCGTGGCGTGCGCCGTCACGATCGCGCTCGGCACCTACATGGGCGGATGGCGCATCATCCGCACCCTGGGCAAGGGACTCACCGACGTCAAGCCCGCGCAGGGCTTCTCAGCCGAGGCGTCGACGGCGTCGACCATCCTCGCCTCGAGCGCTCTCGGCTTCGCCCTGTCGACCACGCAGGTCGCATCGGGATCGGTCATCGGCTCGGGGCTCGGACGCCGCGGTTCGACGGTCCGCTGGCGCACGGTCGGCCGCATCGCGATCGGCTGGCTGCTGACCCTCCCCGCCTCCGGCGCCGTGGGGGCCCTGGCCGCCCTGCTCGTCGTGTGGCTCGGCCCGACGGGGATCGTCATCGATGCGATCGCCGCCGTCGCGATCGTCCTCGCCCTGTTCCTCCGGTCCCGCCGGAACGAGGTGCACGCGGGCAACGCGATGAGCGAGGTCGCCGATTCCGGTCATGCCGTCGACGTTCCCGCAGATCCGCCGCCCACGCGCCGGCAGCGCCGGGCCCGCGCGGCGGCGGCAGCGGCGAGTCCGGCACCCGAGCAGACGGAGGGCGAGCGATGA
- a CDS encoding carbohydrate ABC transporter permease, protein MTTIPAPVVDTVTPPSAPRRRRRRFGPRAITYTVLTVGLVLWLIPFLWMVLGSVKTQGEILRRPPTWLPENPTGENFAQWFGPLDFGHFFTNSLVVAVVTVLGNIVFCSMVGYALAKMEFPGKKVLFILVMVTLMVPGVVTFVPLFVMVSSLGLVNTYPALILPFITAPIGVFLMRQFIMGIPDALLEAARLDGAGEWRIFSRIVMPLCGPPLATLGILTFLASWNNFLWPLVAAQTEEMYTLPVALSLYSTGQNATNYGLLLAGSVLVIAPIIVLFVFLQRWFIRGVATTGLK, encoded by the coding sequence ATGACAACCATCCCCGCTCCCGTGGTGGACACCGTCACGCCGCCGTCTGCCCCGCGACGCCGTCGCCGCCGGTTCGGTCCGCGCGCGATCACCTACACCGTCCTGACCGTCGGCCTCGTCCTCTGGCTCATCCCGTTCCTGTGGATGGTGCTGGGGTCGGTCAAGACGCAGGGCGAGATCCTGCGTCGCCCGCCGACCTGGCTCCCGGAGAACCCGACCGGCGAGAACTTCGCGCAGTGGTTCGGGCCCCTCGACTTCGGCCACTTCTTCACGAACAGCCTGGTCGTAGCGGTCGTCACGGTCCTCGGCAACATCGTGTTCTGCTCGATGGTGGGCTACGCCCTGGCGAAGATGGAGTTCCCGGGCAAGAAGGTGCTGTTCATCCTCGTCATGGTCACCCTGATGGTGCCGGGCGTGGTCACGTTCGTGCCGCTGTTCGTGATGGTCTCGTCGCTCGGGCTCGTCAACACCTACCCGGCGCTCATCCTGCCCTTCATCACCGCACCCATCGGCGTGTTCCTCATGCGGCAGTTCATCATGGGCATCCCCGACGCGCTGCTCGAAGCCGCCCGCCTCGACGGGGCGGGGGAGTGGCGCATCTTCTCCCGCATCGTGATGCCGCTGTGCGGACCCCCGCTCGCGACCCTCGGCATCCTGACGTTCCTCGCCTCGTGGAACAACTTCCTGTGGCCGTTGGTGGCGGCCCAGACCGAGGAGATGTACACGCTCCCCGTCGCGCTCTCGCTCTACTCGACGGGTCAGAACGCGACGAACTACGGACTGCTCCTGGCCGGGTCGGTGCTCGTCATCGCGCCGATCATCGTGCTGTTCGTCTTCCTGCAGCGCTGGTTCATCCGCGGCGTCGCCACCACAGGCCTGAAGTGA
- a CDS encoding S9 family peptidase: MTDTPDILTPRPSDAPEAPVAAVREHRRTHHGDEFVDRYEWLRTKDDSEVIAHLEAENAYTDARTAHLGGLRERIFEEIKGRTLETDLSVPSRRGQWWYYSRTVEGSQYGIHCRAPLASPDDWTPPQLEPGVDVPGEQVLLDGNVEAEGAEFFSLGSFEVSADGTLLLYGVDTEGDERYTLRLRDIATGENLADEISGTFAGASLSPDGRFVVYSTVDDAWRPDSVWLHEIGTDTATDERLFHEPDERYWVGAGFTRSDRYLVIEVGSSITSEEFLVPADDLRAEPRSVWPRREGVEYSVSHAIVSGQDVLYILHNDDALDFELVRVAADDPTGPREVVLPHEPGRRLEGLSTFRDWALLGYRRDGLQRLGIFDYGSGSVTELEFDEPLYTVGSGGNPEWAPPVLRLGYGSFVTPGTVYDYVVATGELLLRKRQPVLGGYDPADYEQRRVWAAADDGTRVPVSIVWKRSFGDPGADDRSRALHLYGYGSYEHSIDPAMSVARLSLLDRGVVFAVAHVRGGGEMGRQWYEDGKLLHKRNTFTDFVAVARHLVESGYTSPERMTAEGGSAGGLLMGAVTNLAPELFAGVLAAVPFVDALTTILDPSLPLTVIEWDEWGDPLHDPEVYAYMKSYSPYENVREGVAYPRILAVTSLNDTRVMYVEPAKWVARLREVGVDALLKCEMVAGHGGVSGRYNSWHERAFELAWLLDVVGLADDPA, from the coding sequence GTGACCGATACCCCCGACATCCTCACCCCCCGCCCGTCCGACGCTCCTGAGGCCCCTGTCGCGGCCGTCCGCGAGCACCGCCGCACCCACCACGGCGATGAGTTCGTCGACCGTTACGAATGGCTGCGCACGAAGGACGACTCCGAGGTGATCGCCCACCTCGAGGCCGAGAACGCCTACACCGATGCCCGTACGGCGCACCTGGGCGGGCTCCGCGAGCGCATCTTTGAGGAGATCAAGGGGCGAACGCTCGAGACCGATCTGTCGGTTCCGAGTCGCCGGGGCCAGTGGTGGTACTACAGCCGCACCGTCGAGGGCAGCCAGTACGGCATCCATTGCCGCGCTCCCCTGGCGTCGCCCGACGACTGGACACCCCCGCAGCTCGAGCCCGGCGTCGACGTGCCCGGCGAGCAGGTGCTGCTCGACGGCAACGTCGAGGCGGAAGGCGCGGAGTTCTTCTCGCTCGGGAGCTTCGAGGTCTCGGCCGACGGGACGCTCCTGCTGTACGGCGTCGACACCGAGGGCGACGAGCGGTACACGCTGCGTCTGCGCGACATCGCCACCGGCGAGAACCTCGCCGACGAGATCAGCGGCACCTTCGCCGGGGCGTCGCTGTCTCCGGACGGACGCTTCGTCGTCTACTCCACCGTCGACGACGCATGGCGGCCGGATTCAGTCTGGCTGCACGAGATCGGCACCGACACGGCCACCGACGAGCGTCTCTTTCACGAGCCCGACGAGCGGTACTGGGTGGGAGCGGGCTTCACCCGCAGCGACCGGTATCTCGTGATCGAGGTCGGCTCCTCGATCACGAGCGAGGAGTTCCTGGTGCCGGCCGACGATCTCCGCGCGGAGCCGCGTTCGGTGTGGCCGCGCCGCGAGGGCGTCGAGTACTCGGTCTCCCACGCGATCGTGTCCGGCCAGGACGTGCTCTACATCCTGCACAACGACGACGCACTCGACTTCGAGCTCGTCCGGGTCGCTGCGGACGATCCGACGGGCCCGCGTGAGGTCGTGCTGCCTCATGAGCCCGGCCGTCGCCTGGAGGGCCTCTCGACGTTCCGCGATTGGGCGCTGCTCGGCTACCGGCGCGACGGGCTGCAGCGCCTCGGCATCTTCGACTACGGCTCGGGCTCGGTCACCGAGCTCGAGTTCGACGAGCCGCTGTACACCGTGGGGTCGGGCGGCAATCCCGAATGGGCTCCCCCCGTGCTCCGCCTCGGCTACGGGTCGTTCGTCACGCCGGGCACCGTGTACGACTACGTCGTCGCGACCGGCGAGCTGCTGCTGCGTAAGCGCCAGCCGGTGCTCGGGGGCTACGACCCCGCCGACTACGAGCAGCGCCGGGTCTGGGCGGCTGCGGACGACGGCACCCGCGTTCCGGTCTCGATCGTGTGGAAGCGCTCGTTCGGCGACCCGGGCGCGGACGACCGGTCCCGCGCGCTGCACCTGTACGGCTACGGCTCGTACGAGCACTCGATCGACCCCGCGATGTCGGTGGCGCGCCTGTCGCTCCTCGACCGGGGCGTCGTGTTCGCCGTCGCCCATGTGCGAGGCGGCGGAGAGATGGGCCGGCAGTGGTACGAGGACGGGAAGCTGCTGCACAAGCGCAACACTTTCACCGACTTCGTCGCCGTCGCGCGCCACCTCGTCGAGAGCGGCTACACCTCTCCCGAGCGCATGACCGCCGAGGGCGGATCGGCCGGCGGGCTCCTCATGGGCGCCGTCACGAACCTCGCCCCCGAGCTGTTCGCGGGAGTCCTCGCCGCGGTGCCGTTCGTCGACGCGCTCACGACGATCCTCGACCCCTCGCTGCCGCTGACGGTCATCGAGTGGGATGAATGGGGCGACCCCCTCCACGACCCCGAGGTCTACGCGTACATGAAGTCGTACTCGCCGTACGAGAACGTCCGCGAGGGCGTGGCCTACCCCCGGATCCTCGCGGTCACTTCGCTCAACGACACGCGTGTCATGTACGTCGAACCCGCGAAATGGGTCGCGCGTCTGCGCGAAGTCGGGGTGGACGCGCTTCTGAAGTGCGAGATGGTCGCCGGCCACGGCGGCGTGAGCGGGCGGTACAACTCCTGGCACGAGCGCGCGTTCGAGCTCGCTTGGCTGCTCGACGTCGTCGGCCTCGCGGACGACCCTGCCTGA
- a CDS encoding aspartate ammonia-lyase — protein MSSPSATRTETDSLGSLEIPADAYWGVHTARALENFPISQRPIFVYRDLVRALAMVKQASARANREIGVLDAERADLIDRASQLVIDGEYHDQFVVGVVQGGAGTSTNMNANEVITNIALELAGRPKGDYDFLSPIDHTNRSQSTNDVYPTAIKVGLALDLQGLLDELALLRESFLAKAVEFHDVLKVGRTQLQDAVPMTLGQEFHGFATTLGEDHSRLGENASLLYEINMGATAIGTGITTHPEYRPAVVRHLREITGLDLSSAVDLVESTSDTGAFMSFSSSLKRNAIKLSKISNDLRLLSSGPQAGFGEINLPARQAGSSIMPGKVNPVIPEVVNQVAFAVAGADLTVTMAVEGGQLQLNAFEPIIAHSIFQSITWMRRAMRTLRVNCIDGITANRERLGAMVGSSVGVVTALTPFIGYAAAAALAKTALLTHRNVGDLVVEAGLMSRAEVDKQLSPARLSGLQAVTAAIPIVLADAEESVSG, from the coding sequence ATGTCGTCCCCTTCCGCCACCCGCACCGAGACCGATTCGCTCGGCTCGCTCGAGATCCCCGCCGACGCCTACTGGGGCGTTCACACTGCGCGCGCACTCGAGAACTTCCCGATCTCGCAGCGGCCGATCTTCGTCTATCGTGACCTCGTCCGGGCGCTCGCGATGGTCAAGCAGGCCTCTGCCCGCGCGAACCGCGAGATCGGAGTGCTCGACGCCGAGCGCGCCGACCTGATCGATCGTGCTTCGCAGCTCGTCATCGACGGCGAGTACCACGACCAGTTCGTCGTCGGCGTGGTGCAGGGCGGTGCGGGCACGTCGACGAACATGAATGCCAACGAGGTCATCACCAACATCGCCCTCGAGCTCGCGGGCCGCCCCAAGGGCGACTACGACTTCCTCTCGCCGATCGATCACACCAACCGCAGCCAGTCGACCAACGACGTCTACCCGACGGCCATCAAGGTCGGTCTCGCCCTCGACCTGCAGGGGCTCCTCGACGAGCTTGCGCTGCTGCGCGAGTCGTTCCTGGCGAAGGCCGTCGAGTTCCACGACGTCCTCAAGGTCGGGCGCACGCAGCTCCAGGACGCCGTGCCGATGACGCTCGGGCAGGAGTTCCACGGTTTCGCCACGACACTGGGGGAGGACCACTCGCGTCTCGGCGAGAACGCGTCGCTCCTCTACGAGATCAACATGGGTGCGACGGCGATCGGCACCGGCATCACGACGCACCCCGAGTACCGTCCCGCGGTCGTCCGCCACCTGCGCGAGATCACCGGCCTCGACCTGTCGAGCGCCGTCGACCTCGTCGAGTCGACGAGCGACACGGGGGCGTTCATGTCGTTCTCGTCATCGCTCAAGCGCAACGCCATCAAGCTGTCGAAGATCAGCAACGACCTCCGCCTGCTCTCGAGCGGGCCCCAGGCAGGTTTCGGCGAGATCAACCTCCCGGCGCGGCAGGCGGGGTCGAGCATCATGCCCGGCAAGGTGAACCCGGTGATCCCCGAGGTCGTCAACCAGGTCGCGTTCGCCGTCGCGGGCGCCGATCTGACGGTGACGATGGCGGTCGAAGGCGGGCAGCTGCAGCTGAACGCGTTCGAGCCGATCATCGCGCACTCGATCTTCCAGTCGATCACCTGGATGCGGCGGGCCATGCGCACGCTGCGGGTCAACTGCATCGACGGCATCACCGCGAACCGTGAGCGACTGGGTGCCATGGTCGGCTCGTCGGTCGGTGTCGTGACAGCGCTCACCCCGTTCATCGGCTACGCGGCGGCGGCGGCCCTCGCCAAGACCGCGCTGCTGACCCACCGCAACGTGGGCGACCTGGTCGTGGAGGCCGGTCTGATGTCGCGCGCGGAGGTCGACAAGCAGCTCTCGCCGGCGCGCCTCTCCGGCCTGCAGGCGGTCACAGCGGCCATTCCGATCGTGCTCGCCGACGCCGAGGAGAGCGTGTCGGGCTGA
- a CDS encoding extracellular solute-binding protein, with product MKFKTVAGGIATLAAVSLILTGCGRADESAAGPAEVTSLDDSPATGTISVWAMGAEGEALPAFVEEFQEANPDVKIDVTAIPWDAAHNKFQTAIAGGNTPDVAMVGSTWMADFGDAFATVPAEIATDGFFPGALSTTEFDDRAAGVPWYVDTRVLYYRTDLAQQAGWTQAPTTWDELQQLASDMKEKAGAEYGIRMPGGNDSFQGAMWMPWSAGAELTDGDAWTLDTPEMTKGLEYYKSFFDKGLADANADISAGATEAEFVAGTTPMVVEGPFLRGQLELLGGADFTSKYATAVLPADTGSVSFSGGANLVVFNQSKNAESAWKLVRWLSEPETQAAFYEQTGDLPALQAAWDAPALADDASLTTFGEQLQTAKAPPVTTSWVQVAAKGDQALEQLRRGGADVPTVLQKLQADADAIGLE from the coding sequence GTGAAGTTCAAGACAGTGGCAGGTGGCATCGCCACCCTGGCTGCGGTGTCGCTCATCCTGACCGGCTGCGGCCGGGCGGACGAGTCGGCTGCCGGACCCGCCGAGGTCACGTCGCTCGACGACAGTCCGGCGACGGGCACGATCAGCGTGTGGGCGATGGGCGCCGAGGGTGAGGCCCTGCCCGCGTTCGTCGAGGAGTTCCAGGAAGCGAACCCCGACGTCAAGATCGACGTCACGGCGATTCCCTGGGACGCCGCGCACAACAAGTTCCAGACAGCGATCGCGGGCGGCAACACCCCCGACGTCGCCATGGTCGGATCGACCTGGATGGCCGACTTCGGCGACGCGTTCGCGACCGTCCCGGCCGAGATCGCGACCGACGGCTTCTTCCCGGGAGCACTCAGCACGACCGAGTTCGACGACCGCGCCGCCGGTGTGCCGTGGTACGTCGACACGCGTGTGCTCTACTACCGCACCGACCTCGCGCAGCAGGCGGGCTGGACGCAGGCGCCCACGACGTGGGACGAGCTGCAGCAGCTCGCCTCCGACATGAAGGAGAAGGCCGGCGCCGAGTACGGCATCCGGATGCCGGGCGGCAACGACTCGTTCCAGGGAGCGATGTGGATGCCGTGGTCCGCCGGTGCCGAGTTGACCGACGGCGACGCGTGGACGCTCGACACCCCGGAGATGACGAAGGGTCTGGAGTACTACAAGAGCTTCTTCGACAAGGGCCTCGCCGACGCGAACGCCGACATCTCGGCCGGAGCGACGGAGGCGGAGTTCGTCGCCGGCACCACCCCGATGGTCGTCGAGGGCCCGTTCCTGCGCGGTCAGCTCGAGCTGCTGGGCGGCGCGGACTTCACCTCCAAGTACGCCACGGCCGTCCTGCCCGCTGACACCGGGTCGGTCTCCTTCAGCGGTGGGGCGAATCTCGTCGTGTTCAACCAGAGCAAGAACGCCGAGTCTGCGTGGAAGCTCGTCCGCTGGCTCAGCGAGCCGGAGACCCAGGCCGCCTTCTACGAGCAGACGGGCGACCTGCCCGCCCTCCAGGCGGCGTGGGATGCCCCCGCCCTGGCCGATGACGCGAGCCTGACGACCTTCGGTGAGCAGCTGCAGACGGCGAAGGCTCCGCCCGTGACCACCAGCTGGGTGCAGGTGGCCGCGAAGGGCGATCAGGCCCTCGAGCAGCTGCGCCGCGGCGGGGCGGACGTGCCTACCGTGCTGCAGAAGCTGCAGGCCGACGCCGACGCGATCGGCCTCGAGTGA
- a CDS encoding peptidase yields MNVSIDWFAFVQVFAAAITGAVLVVGFYALGLRMLVRAGRVPVVTPAEFTDAIAVISEKQARRHAKAAAKAAKKNPLTAGQKRIALVTAYAAFAFCALAVLGGIILIVAGR; encoded by the coding sequence ATGAACGTCTCGATCGACTGGTTCGCCTTCGTGCAGGTGTTCGCGGCGGCCATCACCGGCGCGGTTCTCGTCGTCGGGTTCTACGCCCTGGGTCTTCGGATGCTGGTGCGCGCGGGCCGGGTGCCGGTGGTCACTCCCGCGGAGTTCACCGACGCGATCGCCGTCATCAGCGAGAAGCAGGCCCGACGGCACGCGAAAGCGGCGGCGAAGGCGGCGAAGAAGAACCCGCTGACGGCGGGGCAGAAGCGGATCGCGCTCGTGACCGCTTACGCCGCCTTCGCCTTCTGCGCACTCGCCGTCCTCGGCGGGATCATCCTCATCGTGGCGGGGCGGTAG
- a CDS encoding carbohydrate ABC transporter permease, which produces MSTTTLPAAGVDSGRGASRPGGLHARQRKRQALIAWAFCLPFVAVFAVFMLFPIVGSFAMSFTDFTARDITSPFAVNFVWLDQFATLFGDPRFITSLGVTAIFVVVGIPVTMVLALALALALNSGGGRIVAFIRVGFYAPVVTSIVAVAVVWRYILQPDGLLNSALALVGIDGPNWLNDPAFALPSLIMMAVWRNVGTLMVIFLAGLQAVPQDVNEAATMDGASSWRRLVSVTLPLLRPTILLGAVLISVGYLQFFEEAFVMTKGGPLDSTLSVAYYTFQQFGFGEYGLASAASYVLFLAIALLSLLQFRLLRSKD; this is translated from the coding sequence ATGTCCACCACCACTCTCCCCGCGGCCGGAGTCGACTCCGGCCGCGGGGCCTCCCGCCCCGGAGGCCTGCACGCCCGGCAGCGCAAGCGTCAGGCGCTCATCGCCTGGGCGTTCTGCCTGCCCTTCGTCGCGGTGTTCGCCGTCTTCATGCTGTTCCCGATCGTCGGTTCGTTCGCGATGTCATTCACCGACTTCACGGCGCGCGACATCACCTCGCCGTTCGCGGTGAACTTCGTCTGGCTCGACCAGTTCGCGACACTCTTCGGCGATCCGCGCTTCATCACGTCCCTCGGTGTGACCGCGATCTTCGTCGTGGTCGGCATCCCCGTCACGATGGTGCTCGCCCTCGCGCTCGCGCTCGCCCTGAACAGCGGCGGTGGACGCATCGTCGCGTTCATCCGGGTCGGGTTCTACGCGCCGGTGGTCACGAGCATCGTGGCCGTGGCGGTCGTCTGGCGCTACATCCTCCAGCCCGACGGCCTGCTCAACTCGGCCCTCGCCCTCGTCGGCATCGACGGCCCGAACTGGCTGAACGACCCCGCCTTCGCCTTGCCGTCGCTGATCATGATGGCGGTGTGGCGCAACGTCGGCACGCTCATGGTGATCTTCCTCGCGGGCCTGCAGGCCGTGCCCCAAGACGTCAACGAAGCGGCGACGATGGACGGTGCATCATCGTGGCGGCGGCTCGTCTCGGTCACCCTGCCGCTCCTGCGCCCCACGATCCTCCTCGGTGCGGTGCTCATCTCCGTCGGCTACCTGCAGTTCTTCGAGGAAGCGTTCGTCATGACGAAGGGCGGGCCGCTGGATTCGACCCTGTCGGTCGCGTACTACACCTTCCAGCAATTCGGCTTCGGCGAGTACGGCCTGGCCTCGGCCGCCAGCTACGTGCTCTTCCTCGCCATCGCCCTGCTGAGCCTGCTGCAGTTCCGGCTGCTCCGTTCGAAGGACTGA